From one Peromyscus maniculatus bairdii isolate BWxNUB_F1_BW_parent chromosome 17, HU_Pman_BW_mat_3.1, whole genome shotgun sequence genomic stretch:
- the LOC107402814 gene encoding uncharacterized protein LOC107402814 gives MESVTFEDVAVKFTLEEWTLLSPLQKNLYRTVMRETIRNLHAIGQKLGEQNTENEYKNPGGNLRCQVVERLCDYEGSHWEEIFKEMPDPVVNQKTGEKPCESPEYEDFIGPSSLNVSHRYQNRCITHMYKEHGGKPYKCKECGEAFCSPQSFRKHEQIHMREKSYVCKQCDKAFSNLSSLQNHKRIHTRERKHECKQCGKSFKRHSDVQVHERSHTGEKPYVCKHCGKAFTQSRYLQIHERSHTGEKPFVCKQCGKAFTCSSNLQIHKRSHTGEKPYVCKHCGKAFAQSSYLHIHQRSHTGEKPYSCKQCGKSFTFSNSLQSHVVIHTGEKPHICKHCGKAFAQSSYLYIHQRSHSGEKPYSCKQCGKSFTFPSSLRSHEVVHTGEKPYVCKHCGKTFARYSSFHKHEKTHSEK, from the exons ATG GAGTCAGTGACCTTTGAGGATGTGGCTGTGAAGTTCACCCTGGAGGAGTGGACTTTGCTGAGTCCTTTACAGAAAAATCTCTACAGAACTGTGATGAGAGAAACCATCAGGAATCTGCATGCTATAG GACAGAAATTGGGAGAACAGAACACTGAAAATGAGTACAAGAATCCTGGAGGAAATCTGAG ATGTCAAGTGGTAGAGAGGCTCTGTGACTATGAAGGTAGTCATTGGGAAGAAATCTTTAAAGAGATGCCAGATCCTGTGGTGAACCAAAAAACTGGAGAAAAGCCATGTGAGAGCCCTGAGTATGAAGACTTCATTGGTCCTTCATCCCTAAATGTGTCCCACAGATATCAGAATAGATGCATAACTCATATGTATAAAGAACATGGTGGGAAGCCATATAAATGTAAGGAATGTGGGGAGGCTTTCTGTTCTCCCCAAAGCTTTCGGAAGCATGAACAAATTCATATGAGAGAGAAATCCTATGTCTGTAAACAGTGTGATAAAGCCTTTAGCAATCTCAGTTCTCTTCAAAATCATAAAAGGATTCACActagagagagaaagcatgaaTGTAAACAATGTGGGAAATCTTTTAAGAGACACAGTGATGTTCAAGTACACGAGAGAAgtcacacaggagagaaaccctatgtatgTAAACattgtgggaaagccttcactcAATCCAGATACcttcaaatacatgaaagaagtcacacaggagagaaacccttCGTGTGTAagcaatgtgggaaagccttcacttGTTCCAGCAAccttcaaatacataaaagaagtcacacaggagaaaaaccctatgtATGTAAGCATTGTGGGAAAGCCTTCGCTCAATCCAGTTACCTTCACATACATCAAAGaagtcacactggagagaaaccttactcATGTAAGCAGTGTGGGAAATCCTTCACTTTTTCTAATTCCCTTCAAAGTCATGTTGTAATCCACACAGGAGAAAAACCCCATATATGTAAGCATTGTGGAAAAGCCTTCGCTCAATCCAGTTACCTTTACATACATCAAAGAAGTCACAGTGGAGAAAAACCTTACTCATGTAAGCAGTGTGGGAAATCCTTCACTTTTCCTAGTTCCCTTCGTAGTCATGAAGTAgtacacacaggagaaaaaccctatgtTTGTAAGCATTGTGGGAAAACCTTTGCTCGTTACAGTAGCTTTCACAAACATGAGAAGACTCATAGTGAAAAATAG
- the LOC102923860 gene encoding uncharacterized protein LOC102923860 isoform X1 gives MESLSFEDVAVNFTSEEWALLNSSQKRLHRDVMQETFRNLAAIAKKQDKTLEDDYENLRKILPIAVQTGYKLCENQEYAEKPAKYKECEKVFSSSQCFLEHIKTHVEEKTYECKQTEEGFSRHSNVQVPERMHATENPCVLKQSEKDFLTLADIQQHITQNGHGPYICKVCGKAFHSSSSFLTHEKTHNGEQIYTCKQCGKTFTYSSGLRRHERTHSGEKPYECKQFLKVFPSLSKVESHEQTNNGIKYICNQCGIAFSDHNSLQCHEKIHSLEKPYIYKQCGKAFACSSALRRHERIHTGVKPYECKVCGKAFIDCSSLQCHERIHSGEKPYVCKLCGKAFSRQGSLKCHERIHSGEKPYACKQCGKNFMHHNALRYHEQIHSGEKSYGCKQCGKAFVLSSALKKHERIHSGLKPCLCRVCGKAFTFHSSLHCHERTHTGEKPYVCKQCGKAFMYHSSLRCHENIHSTEKPYVCKLCGTAFTYHSSLQRHERIHRGEKPYVCKFCGKAFTDHSSLRCHERIHTGEKPYVCKQCGKSYSTHGSLRYHEKMHCV, from the exons ATG GAGTCTTTATCCTTTGAGGATGTGGCTGTGAATTTCACTTCAGAGGAGTGGGCTTTACTGAATTCTTCCCAAAAGAGGTTGCACAGAGATGTGATGCAGGAAACCTTCAGGAACCTGGCTGCCATAG caaaaaaacaagacaagaccCTTGAAGATGACTATGAAAATTTAAGGAAAATTCTTCCCATTGCAGTTCAGACTGGATACAAACTATGTGAGAATCAAGAATATGCAGAGAAACCAGCCAAATATAAGGAATGTGAGAAAGTCTTTAGTTCTTCTCAGTGCTTTCTGGAACACATAAAGACTCATGTGGAAGAGAAAACTTATGAATGTAAGCAAACTGAGGAAGGTTTTAGTAGACACAGTAATGTTCAGGTCCCTGAAAGAATGCATGCTACAGAAAATCCTTGTGTTTTAAAGCAGAGTGAAAAAGACTTTTTGACTCTTGCTGATATTCAACAGCACATAACACAAAATGGACATGGGCCATATATATGTAAAGTATGTGGTAAAGCCTTTCACTCTTCCAGTTCTTTCTTGACACACGAAAAAACACATAATGGAGAACAGATTTATACATGTAAGCAATGTGGCAAAACCTTCACTTATTCCAGTGGCCTTCGCCGCCATGAAAGGACTCatagtggagagaaaccctatgaatgcaagcAATTTCTGAAAGTCTTTCCTTCTTTGAGTAAGGTTGAAAGTCATGAACAAACTAACAATGGaataaaatacatatgtaatCAATGTGGGATAGCCTTCAGTGATCACAATTCCCTTCAATGCCATGAAAAGATTCACAGTTTAGAGAAACCCTATATATACAAGCAATGTGGAAAAGCATTCGCTTGTTCTAGTGCCTTGCGAAGACATGAGCGAATTCATACTGGAgtgaaaccctatgaatgtaaggtATGTGGGAAAGCTTTCATTGATTGCAGTTCTCTTCAATGTCATGAAAGGATTCAtagtggagagaaaccttatgtaTGTAAGCTATGTGGGAAAGCATTCAGTCGTCAAGGTTCTCTTAAATGCCATGAAAGGATTCATagtggagagaagccctatgcATGCAAGCAATGTGGGAAAAACTTCATGCATCACAATGCTCTTAGATACCATGAGCAGATTCACAGTGGAGAGAAATCCTATGGGTGTAagcaatgtgggaaagcctttgtGTTGAGCAGCGCATTGAAAAAACATGAACGAATTCACAGCGGATTGAAACCTTGTTTGTGCAGGGTGTGTGGAAAAGCCTTCACATTTCATAGTTCCCTTCATTGCCATGAAAGGACTCACaccggagagaaaccctatgtatgTAAACAGTGCGGAAAAGCCTTTATGTATCACAGTTCTCTTCGTTGCCATGAAAATATTCAcagtacagagaaaccctatgtatgTAAGTTATGTGGGACAGCATTCACTTATCATAGTTCTCTTCAACGCCATGAAAGAATCCACAGGGGCGAGAAACCATATGTATGTAAGttctgtgggaaagccttcactgATCACAGTTCCCTTCGATGCCATGaaagaattcacactggagagaaaccctatgtatgTAAACAATGTGGGAAATCCTACAGTACTCATGGTTCTCTTCGATACCATGAAAAGATGCACTGTGTGTAA
- the LOC102923860 gene encoding uncharacterized protein LOC102923860 isoform X2: MQETFRNLAAIAKKQDKTLEDDYENLRKILPIAVQTGYKLCENQEYAEKPAKYKECEKVFSSSQCFLEHIKTHVEEKTYECKQTEEGFSRHSNVQVPERMHATENPCVLKQSEKDFLTLADIQQHITQNGHGPYICKVCGKAFHSSSSFLTHEKTHNGEQIYTCKQCGKTFTYSSGLRRHERTHSGEKPYECKQFLKVFPSLSKVESHEQTNNGIKYICNQCGIAFSDHNSLQCHEKIHSLEKPYIYKQCGKAFACSSALRRHERIHTGVKPYECKVCGKAFIDCSSLQCHERIHSGEKPYVCKLCGKAFSRQGSLKCHERIHSGEKPYACKQCGKNFMHHNALRYHEQIHSGEKSYGCKQCGKAFVLSSALKKHERIHSGLKPCLCRVCGKAFTFHSSLHCHERTHTGEKPYVCKQCGKAFMYHSSLRCHENIHSTEKPYVCKLCGTAFTYHSSLQRHERIHRGEKPYVCKFCGKAFTDHSSLRCHERIHTGEKPYVCKQCGKSYSTHGSLRYHEKMHCV; this comes from the exons ATGCAGGAAACCTTCAGGAACCTGGCTGCCATAG caaaaaaacaagacaagaccCTTGAAGATGACTATGAAAATTTAAGGAAAATTCTTCCCATTGCAGTTCAGACTGGATACAAACTATGTGAGAATCAAGAATATGCAGAGAAACCAGCCAAATATAAGGAATGTGAGAAAGTCTTTAGTTCTTCTCAGTGCTTTCTGGAACACATAAAGACTCATGTGGAAGAGAAAACTTATGAATGTAAGCAAACTGAGGAAGGTTTTAGTAGACACAGTAATGTTCAGGTCCCTGAAAGAATGCATGCTACAGAAAATCCTTGTGTTTTAAAGCAGAGTGAAAAAGACTTTTTGACTCTTGCTGATATTCAACAGCACATAACACAAAATGGACATGGGCCATATATATGTAAAGTATGTGGTAAAGCCTTTCACTCTTCCAGTTCTTTCTTGACACACGAAAAAACACATAATGGAGAACAGATTTATACATGTAAGCAATGTGGCAAAACCTTCACTTATTCCAGTGGCCTTCGCCGCCATGAAAGGACTCatagtggagagaaaccctatgaatgcaagcAATTTCTGAAAGTCTTTCCTTCTTTGAGTAAGGTTGAAAGTCATGAACAAACTAACAATGGaataaaatacatatgtaatCAATGTGGGATAGCCTTCAGTGATCACAATTCCCTTCAATGCCATGAAAAGATTCACAGTTTAGAGAAACCCTATATATACAAGCAATGTGGAAAAGCATTCGCTTGTTCTAGTGCCTTGCGAAGACATGAGCGAATTCATACTGGAgtgaaaccctatgaatgtaaggtATGTGGGAAAGCTTTCATTGATTGCAGTTCTCTTCAATGTCATGAAAGGATTCAtagtggagagaaaccttatgtaTGTAAGCTATGTGGGAAAGCATTCAGTCGTCAAGGTTCTCTTAAATGCCATGAAAGGATTCATagtggagagaagccctatgcATGCAAGCAATGTGGGAAAAACTTCATGCATCACAATGCTCTTAGATACCATGAGCAGATTCACAGTGGAGAGAAATCCTATGGGTGTAagcaatgtgggaaagcctttgtGTTGAGCAGCGCATTGAAAAAACATGAACGAATTCACAGCGGATTGAAACCTTGTTTGTGCAGGGTGTGTGGAAAAGCCTTCACATTTCATAGTTCCCTTCATTGCCATGAAAGGACTCACaccggagagaaaccctatgtatgTAAACAGTGCGGAAAAGCCTTTATGTATCACAGTTCTCTTCGTTGCCATGAAAATATTCAcagtacagagaaaccctatgtatgTAAGTTATGTGGGACAGCATTCACTTATCATAGTTCTCTTCAACGCCATGAAAGAATCCACAGGGGCGAGAAACCATATGTATGTAAGttctgtgggaaagccttcactgATCACAGTTCCCTTCGATGCCATGaaagaattcacactggagagaaaccctatgtatgTAAACAATGTGGGAAATCCTACAGTACTCATGGTTCTCTTCGATACCATGAAAAGATGCACTGTGTGTAA